A genomic segment from Vicinamibacterales bacterium encodes:
- a CDS encoding DUF3014 domain-containing protein — protein MFEPDEQPLERTPSAGFGSGSSGGGPSLGPIAIGGIVIAALLGVGAWWMSRQPAATNASPAAVTSTEAPITPPAPPAVVLPPLDGMDAFLRPLLSSLSNRPELARWLATDDLVRQLAAAIDQASQGDNPAGGFKELAPRSGLAVARRNNRRIIDPASYRRYDGLVTTVTSLDASAVARIYKTIRPRLNEAYQNMGHPGGDVDAAVQQALDILLNTPVVKGPVALVEGAGARWAYEDPKLEALTPTQKQLVRMGPAHTDALLVWLRALQAGIE, from the coding sequence ATGTTTGAACCGGACGAACAGCCGCTCGAGCGCACCCCTTCCGCGGGATTCGGCAGCGGCTCGTCCGGGGGCGGGCCGTCGCTCGGCCCGATTGCGATTGGCGGCATCGTCATCGCCGCGCTGCTGGGCGTGGGAGCGTGGTGGATGTCGCGGCAGCCCGCCGCCACCAACGCCTCACCGGCCGCGGTCACCTCGACCGAGGCGCCAATCACTCCTCCGGCGCCGCCGGCCGTCGTCTTGCCGCCGCTCGACGGCATGGACGCCTTCCTCCGTCCGCTGCTGAGCTCGCTCTCGAACCGGCCGGAGTTGGCGCGGTGGCTCGCCACCGACGACCTCGTGCGGCAACTGGCGGCCGCCATCGATCAGGCTTCACAGGGCGACAACCCGGCCGGCGGCTTCAAGGAGCTGGCGCCCAGGTCGGGACTGGCCGTGGCGCGGCGCAACAACCGCCGGATCATCGACCCGGCCAGCTACCGGCGCTACGACGGCCTGGTCACCACCGTCACCTCGCTCGATGCCTCGGCCGTCGCGCGCATCTACAAGACCATCCGCCCACGCCTCAACGAGGCGTACCAGAACATGGGCCACCCAGGCGGCGACGTGGACGCCGCGGTGCAGCAGGCGCTCGACATCCTGCTGAACACGCCGGTGGTGAAGGGGCCGGTGGCGCTGGTGGAAGGCGCCGGCGCGCGGTGGGCGTACGAGGACCCGAAGCTCGAGGCGCTCACGCCCACCCAGAAGCAGCTGGTGCGAATGGGGCCCGCGCACACCGACGCCCTGCTGGTCTGGCTGCGCGCACTTCAAGCCGGAATTGAATAA
- a CDS encoding DUF4159 domain-containing protein, translating to MKKLALVLIVAITMAGIGEAQRRGGGRGGRGFTLEFATPADFDGGFQFCRVAFRQNRAGDGANWAVDYPRADINMSIRLSELTKTHVSFTAPEEPHHVVVRLTDEALFQCPFVMMTEVGAAYLDEAEAAALHTYVLKGGFLWADDFWGEYAWEVWAEQLGKAFPRAQYPITDLPPDHPLFRSQFIMSGVPQIASIGHWFNSGGGTSERGADSAMPHARAITDAHGRIMVLMTHNTDIGDSWEEEASNPQYFYEMSTKGYAFGINVLVYAMTH from the coding sequence GTGAAGAAGCTCGCGCTCGTCCTGATCGTGGCCATCACCATGGCCGGCATCGGTGAGGCGCAGCGTCGCGGCGGCGGCCGTGGCGGGCGCGGCTTCACCCTCGAGTTCGCCACGCCCGCCGATTTCGACGGCGGGTTTCAATTCTGCCGCGTCGCCTTCCGGCAGAACCGGGCCGGCGACGGCGCCAACTGGGCGGTTGATTACCCGAGGGCCGACATCAACATGTCGATCCGCCTCTCGGAGCTCACCAAGACGCACGTCAGCTTCACCGCTCCCGAAGAACCCCACCACGTCGTCGTGCGGCTGACCGACGAAGCGCTGTTCCAGTGCCCGTTCGTGATGATGACCGAGGTCGGCGCCGCCTACCTGGATGAAGCCGAGGCGGCCGCGCTGCACACCTACGTGCTCAAGGGCGGCTTCCTGTGGGCCGACGACTTCTGGGGCGAGTACGCCTGGGAGGTGTGGGCCGAGCAACTGGGCAAGGCGTTCCCGCGCGCGCAGTATCCGATCACCGATCTGCCGCCGGACCATCCGCTGTTCCGGTCGCAGTTCATCATGAGCGGCGTCCCGCAGATCGCGTCGATCGGCCACTGGTTCAACAGCGGCGGCGGGACCTCGGAGCGCGGAGCGGACAGCGCCATGCCGCACGCGCGCGCCATCACCGACGCGCACGGCCGCATCATGGTGCTGATGACGCACAACACCGACATTGGCGATTCATGGGAAGAAGAAGCGTCGAACCCGCAGTACTTCTACGAGATGTCCACCAAGGGCTACGCGTTCGGAATCAACGTGCTCGTCTACGCGATGACGCACTAG
- a CDS encoding radical SAM protein, protein MRIHLINPSDVSFGAAVITPRWLYVLAAATPAECGDPQVVDETLEQLDLASVSSGDVVGIGIHTLNALRGYEVGRAARARGAYVVYGGIHSTLFPDEPFVHGGAHAVVKGDGDRMWPQVITDCQAGTPQRVYEGGKIEGGTMLSARWDLLPRDKYMIASVQTVRGCPKHCSFCSVWRTDGQKPRVRASDAIIEELVQLRRLGFRFVALADDNFYPVTLDDLRMADRRQDKSTYHRLKAIRDERFELMEQLSKLPSDMNFFTQITMEAAEDPDYLDAMAKARIRGALVGVESVTPEGLKDIYKDFNLAGDALAERLQEFKKRGVHVLGSFIFGLPSDKPATFDATAALAQQANVTLAQFVMLTPFPGTLDFQKWEESVADSVQRIDGVPVTRHWLIPKHLRPKVYTPHPLMPPEEIRRRTQGVWDEFYRLPLVWERAKCVKSLKSRLAFVMISKLYRQMYANTGISTDSARSNQAHRMTRLIARPLAKLFAGKPMPSLQVPV, encoded by the coding sequence ATGCGCATCCATCTCATCAACCCAAGCGACGTCTCGTTTGGCGCCGCTGTCATCACCCCGCGCTGGCTCTATGTCCTGGCGGCCGCCACACCGGCCGAATGCGGTGATCCCCAGGTCGTGGACGAGACCCTCGAGCAACTCGATCTGGCCTCGGTGTCGAGCGGCGACGTCGTCGGCATCGGCATCCACACCCTGAACGCCCTGCGCGGCTACGAGGTGGGCCGGGCGGCCCGGGCGCGGGGCGCGTATGTCGTCTACGGCGGCATTCACTCCACGCTGTTTCCCGACGAGCCGTTCGTGCACGGCGGCGCCCACGCGGTGGTCAAGGGCGACGGCGATCGCATGTGGCCGCAGGTCATCACGGATTGCCAGGCGGGCACGCCGCAGCGCGTCTACGAGGGCGGCAAGATCGAGGGCGGCACGATGCTCTCGGCGCGCTGGGACCTGCTGCCGCGCGATAAGTACATGATCGCGTCGGTGCAGACCGTACGTGGCTGCCCGAAGCACTGCTCGTTCTGCTCGGTGTGGCGCACCGACGGCCAGAAGCCGCGCGTGCGCGCCTCCGACGCCATCATCGAGGAGCTGGTGCAACTGCGCCGGCTGGGCTTCCGCTTCGTGGCGCTGGCCGACGACAACTTCTACCCGGTCACCCTCGACGACTTGCGGATGGCCGATCGCCGGCAGGACAAGAGCACCTACCACCGGCTGAAGGCGATTCGCGACGAGCGCTTCGAGCTGATGGAGCAGTTGTCGAAGCTGCCGTCCGACATGAACTTCTTCACCCAGATCACGATGGAAGCGGCGGAAGACCCGGACTACCTGGATGCGATGGCGAAAGCGCGCATTCGCGGCGCGCTGGTCGGCGTCGAGTCGGTCACGCCCGAGGGCCTCAAGGACATCTACAAGGACTTCAACCTCGCCGGCGACGCGCTCGCCGAGCGCCTCCAGGAGTTCAAGAAGCGCGGCGTGCACGTGCTGGGGTCGTTCATCTTCGGCCTGCCCAGCGACAAGCCTGCCACCTTCGACGCCACCGCGGCGCTGGCGCAGCAGGCCAACGTGACCCTGGCGCAGTTCGTGATGCTGACGCCGTTCCCGGGCACGCTCGACTTCCAGAAGTGGGAGGAGTCGGTCGCCGACAGTGTGCAGCGCATCGACGGCGTGCCGGTCACGCGGCACTGGCTGATCCCGAAACACCTGCGCCCGAAGGTCTACACGCCGCATCCGCTGATGCCGCCGGAAGAGATTCGCCGGCGGACGCAGGGCGTGTGGGACGAGTTCTACCGCCTGCCGCTGGTGTGGGAGCGCGCCAAGTGCGTCAAGTCGCTCAAGTCGCGGCTGGCGTTCGTGATGATCTCCAAGCTGTACCGGCAGATGTACGCCAACACCGGCATCTCCACCGACAGCGCCCGCTCCAACCAGGCGCATCGCATGACCCGTCTCATCGCCAGGCCCCTGGCGAAGCTGTTCGCCGGCAAGCCCATGCCGTCACTGCAAGTGCCGGTCTGA
- a CDS encoding patatin-like phospholipase family protein codes for MLLLLAPWPAAAQSRPPVGVAFGGGSAHGLAHVGVIRWLEEHHIPIDLAAGTSMGALAAGFFATGMPAAELQTLLHDMDWNTVFAASTFQFKNVRRKSDARSFPSRMAFGLKGGLSAPTSPNTGQQIDLLLNRIAAPYYAVASFDDLPTPLRVVAVDLLTAKPVVLDRGSLALSMRASMSFPGIFPPVQMDGRVLVDGGVMNNLPADIVRDMGAAHVIAVNVNDLADRQTVNYSVFGLMGAALDAMMRSNTRTTMAAADVIINVPIAGFSSTDFSRSDALIEEGYQAAEAMREQLLPLAVSEAEWARWVEHRRVARKSADLTPASVEVRGLAAADSLRLERLLAHHVGSPLDPAAIERDLGQLSALDRYELISWHLIKTASGAPGLEVLTTAKPYSPPFLMFGLNVENTTSDQFRVGVTSRFLTFDAVGSGSELRLDATVGSDPGAAASLYVPFAGAVFITPYGSLTKRTFSVVDSGADIAQYGQTEWETGVDLGVNLGRNSDLRVGASLGHLAARVHIGNPGLPEFRGRRTVAYASWRLDTQDRAVVPTQGLLARAAYRHFIAGAGVTEPDAGERSSTGTGQLSAEANQFWTFNDHHRLFVLAGGGTSVRHHPLIVDRFELGSPMHLGAYSAGELAGDHYLIATAGYLRELTRLPEFLGGPMYAGAWLEAGDAFADRQKLSWRTNATTGFIMDTFAGPLLLAASYGSGTRWRAYVSIGRMFR; via the coding sequence GTGCTTCTCCTTCTGGCCCCGTGGCCGGCCGCCGCCCAGAGCCGCCCGCCCGTCGGGGTCGCCTTCGGGGGCGGCAGCGCCCATGGGCTTGCACACGTGGGCGTCATCCGGTGGCTCGAGGAGCACCACATCCCGATCGACCTTGCCGCCGGCACCAGCATGGGGGCGCTCGCCGCGGGATTTTTCGCCACCGGGATGCCGGCCGCCGAGCTCCAAACCTTGCTCCACGACATGGATTGGAACACCGTCTTCGCGGCGTCCACCTTCCAGTTCAAGAACGTCCGCCGGAAATCCGATGCCCGTTCATTTCCATCCCGCATGGCTTTCGGGTTGAAGGGCGGTCTGAGCGCGCCGACCTCACCGAATACCGGTCAACAGATCGATCTCCTGCTCAACCGGATCGCCGCGCCGTACTACGCCGTGGCGTCCTTTGACGACCTGCCGACGCCGCTCCGCGTGGTGGCCGTGGACCTTCTGACGGCGAAGCCGGTCGTGCTGGACCGCGGTTCGCTCGCCCTGTCGATGCGGGCCTCGATGTCGTTCCCCGGCATCTTTCCTCCGGTGCAGATGGACGGCCGCGTGCTGGTGGACGGCGGCGTCATGAACAACCTGCCCGCCGACATCGTCCGCGACATGGGCGCGGCCCACGTCATTGCGGTGAACGTCAACGACCTGGCGGACCGCCAGACGGTGAACTATTCCGTGTTCGGGTTGATGGGCGCCGCGCTCGACGCGATGATGCGATCGAATACGCGGACGACGATGGCGGCGGCCGACGTCATCATCAACGTGCCCATCGCCGGTTTCTCGTCGACCGACTTCAGCAGGAGCGATGCGCTCATCGAGGAGGGCTACCAGGCCGCCGAGGCCATGCGGGAGCAGTTGCTGCCCTTGGCCGTGAGCGAGGCCGAGTGGGCGCGCTGGGTCGAGCATCGGCGGGTCGCGCGCAAATCAGCGGACCTGACGCCCGCATCAGTCGAGGTGCGCGGCCTGGCCGCCGCGGACTCACTCCGCCTGGAACGCCTGCTTGCGCACCACGTCGGCAGCCCGCTCGATCCCGCCGCAATCGAGCGCGACCTGGGCCAACTGTCGGCGCTGGACCGCTACGAACTGATCTCGTGGCATCTCATCAAGACCGCAAGCGGAGCGCCCGGCCTCGAAGTCCTGACCACCGCCAAGCCGTACTCACCTCCCTTCCTGATGTTCGGACTGAACGTCGAGAACACGACGTCCGATCAATTCCGCGTCGGCGTGACGAGCCGCTTCCTGACGTTTGACGCGGTCGGTTCAGGGTCGGAATTGCGTCTCGACGCCACCGTGGGCTCCGACCCCGGCGCCGCCGCCTCGCTGTACGTTCCGTTTGCAGGCGCCGTCTTCATCACGCCTTACGGCAGCCTGACGAAGCGCACGTTCAGCGTCGTCGATAGCGGCGCGGACATCGCGCAGTATGGACAAACCGAATGGGAAACCGGCGTCGACCTCGGCGTCAACCTCGGCCGCAACAGCGACCTGCGGGTCGGCGCGTCGCTCGGACACCTCGCGGCCCGCGTGCACATCGGCAACCCGGGCTTGCCGGAATTCCGCGGACGACGGACGGTAGCGTACGCCAGCTGGCGGCTGGATACCCAGGATCGAGCGGTCGTGCCGACACAGGGCCTGCTCGCCCGGGCCGCATACCGCCACTTCATCGCCGGCGCCGGCGTGACGGAGCCTGACGCGGGCGAGCGCTCCAGCACGGGCACCGGCCAGTTGAGTGCGGAGGCCAACCAGTTCTGGACCTTCAACGACCACCACCGATTGTTCGTGCTGGCCGGCGGAGGCACCTCGGTGCGCCACCACCCATTGATCGTCGATCGGTTCGAGCTGGGCTCGCCGATGCACCTCGGCGCCTACAGCGCGGGCGAGCTGGCCGGAGACCATTACCTCATTGCCACGGCAGGCTACCTGCGGGAGCTGACGCGGCTGCCGGAGTTCCTGGGCGGGCCCATGTATGCCGGCGCGTGGCTGGAGGCCGGCGACGCGTTCGCCGATCGCCAGAAGCTGTCATGGCGAACCAACGCCACCACCGGTTTCATCATGGATACCTTTGCCGGCCCGTTGCTGCTGGCCGCCAGTTACGGGTCGGGCACCCGCTGGCGAGCCTACGTCTCAATCGGGCGGATGTTCAGGTAA
- a CDS encoding M28 family peptidase — MQRILFGLFTVGLLTASLQGQQPAAPAAAPDPIRTLVGRLDLEKYKATVKGLTQFGDRRQGTERNRKAVDWIEAQLKSYGCTNTERIKYTFTTPPRNPNAGAQQRPAPDPNAIPTAQGGGRPRGGRARTGVNNDPMKQPDEKLRALNTEPATDGPREQVYCTKIGATRPDEMYIIGAHMDGHGWGEAANDNGSGTALVMELARVFSSPDVVTDRSIRFALWNNEETGLNGARAYAEQRAALQGKEDPPGSGRYPEPKWIGMIQHDMMMFDHGMPRADGTLSPEQRPEADVNIEFQVSSKFVAGAKELAWALHAANEKYATDYPSNVGSRMTNTDSTAFMDLVPSISLRENERGIHTGNGWNPHWHQPTDVFATYSDKDFRLGLNAAQTTLSGVAQLTNARLK; from the coding sequence ATGCAACGAATCCTGTTCGGCCTGTTCACCGTTGGCTTGCTGACCGCTTCGCTCCAGGGGCAGCAGCCTGCCGCACCGGCCGCCGCGCCGGATCCGATCCGGACGCTGGTCGGCCGGCTTGATCTCGAGAAGTACAAGGCCACCGTCAAGGGCCTCACGCAGTTTGGCGATCGGCGCCAGGGCACCGAGCGCAACCGCAAGGCGGTGGACTGGATCGAGGCGCAGCTCAAGAGCTACGGCTGCACCAACACCGAGCGGATCAAGTACACCTTCACGACGCCGCCGCGGAACCCGAACGCCGGGGCACAGCAACGCCCGGCGCCGGACCCCAACGCGATCCCCACCGCGCAGGGCGGCGGACGGCCGCGCGGCGGGCGCGCGCGCACCGGCGTCAACAACGATCCCATGAAGCAGCCCGACGAAAAGCTCCGCGCGCTCAACACCGAGCCCGCCACCGACGGCCCGCGCGAACAGGTCTACTGCACCAAGATCGGCGCCACGCGGCCGGACGAGATGTACATCATCGGCGCGCACATGGACGGCCACGGCTGGGGCGAGGCGGCCAACGACAACGGCTCGGGCACCGCACTGGTGATGGAGCTGGCGCGCGTCTTCAGCTCACCCGACGTCGTCACCGATCGATCGATCCGCTTCGCGTTGTGGAACAACGAAGAGACCGGGCTCAATGGCGCCCGCGCCTACGCCGAGCAGCGCGCCGCGCTGCAGGGCAAGGAGGATCCGCCGGGGTCGGGCCGCTATCCCGAGCCGAAGTGGATCGGGATGATCCAGCACGACATGATGATGTTCGACCACGGCATGCCGCGCGCCGACGGCACGCTCAGCCCCGAGCAGCGGCCGGAGGCCGACGTCAACATCGAGTTCCAGGTCAGCTCGAAGTTCGTCGCCGGCGCGAAGGAGCTGGCGTGGGCGCTGCATGCGGCGAACGAGAAGTACGCCACCGACTACCCGTCCAACGTCGGCTCGCGCATGACCAACACCGACTCCACGGCGTTCATGGACCTGGTGCCGTCGATCAGCCTGCGCGAGAACGAGCGCGGCATCCACACCGGCAACGGCTGGAACCCGCACTGGCACCAGCCGACCGACGTCTTCGCGACCTATTCGGACAAGGATTTTCGTCTGGGATTGAACGCGGCGCAGACCACGCTGTCGGGTGTCGCGCAGTTGACGAATGCGCGATTGAAATAA
- a CDS encoding RNA-binding protein, whose translation MGRKLYVGNLPYTAAEQDLQELFEKVGPVESVTVMRDMATGRARGFGFVEMATDEGAQKAITELHESQLGGRTLTVNEARPKEARGGGGFGGAGGGGNRGGGGGFGGNRGGGGGGGGRREPRW comes from the coding sequence ATGGGTCGGAAGTTGTACGTGGGGAATCTTCCCTACACCGCGGCGGAGCAGGATCTTCAGGAGTTGTTCGAAAAAGTCGGCCCCGTGGAATCGGTCACGGTGATGCGCGACATGGCCACCGGACGTGCCCGTGGTTTCGGCTTCGTGGAAATGGCCACGGACGAGGGCGCGCAGAAGGCCATCACCGAGCTGCATGAATCGCAGCTGGGCGGACGGACACTCACTGTGAACGAAGCGCGTCCCAAGGAAGCCCGCGGCGGTGGTGGCTTCGGTGGCGCTGGCGGCGGCGGCAACCGTGGCGGCGGTGGTGGCTTCGGTGGCAACCGCGGCGGCGGCGGCGGTGGCGGCGGACGGCGAGAGCCCCGCTGGTAA